Proteins encoded by one window of Bradyrhizobium sp. B097:
- a CDS encoding acyl-CoA dehydrogenase, which translates to MSFRRDYLSKPIFSWARGVLPTMSDTEREALEAGDVWWDADLFTGNPDWSKLLAFAPAKLTDEEKAFLHGPVDELCAMLDEWKINWEWRDLPPEVWSFIKAKKFFGMIIPREFGGLGFSPYAHSEVVRKISSRSLTAAVTVMVPNSLGPGELLMRFGTKEQQDRWLPRLAAGQDIPCFGLTSPEAGSDAASMIDTGVICKGNFEGREVLGLKLNWHKRYITLGPVATLLGLAFKAYDPDHLVGSEEELGITVALIPTHLPGVSIGHRHLPAMQVFQNGPNWGKDVFIPLDYIIGGQERLGQGWKMLMTALAAGRGISLPSLSAAGAAYAARTTGAYARIREQFGISISKFDGIEEPLARIAGTAYLLDAARRLTCAALNEGHHPAVISGIMKLHATERMRIAIDDAMDIHGGKAVIDGPQNYLGGLYRSVPVGITVEGANILTRNLIVFGQGAIRAHPYLLQEMNALSETDRDKGLTAFDTAFWKHVGHSFATMFRAWGRSWSFGLFAPAPDAGDATEFYRQLSRYSSAFALCADMALLTLGGALKRKEMLSARFGDILSELYLLSAALKRWQDEGRQKEDLPALEWCMASGFKTIENRFAEILANLPNRPVAWMLKFLIQPFGARVTGPSDRVVHLCAQLVLSPSAARDRLTPDLAFVEDDGGIARLEKAFRLVTESEDAAKQLRAARLHDWKEAVKKGVITEADGEKLAAAHEAVAKVIEVDDFAPEALSPIYKKTADVHQFFQELGEQRAAS; encoded by the coding sequence ATGAGCTTCCGCCGCGATTACCTGTCCAAGCCGATCTTCTCCTGGGCGCGTGGTGTGCTGCCGACCATGTCGGACACCGAGCGCGAGGCGCTGGAAGCCGGCGACGTCTGGTGGGACGCCGATCTCTTCACCGGCAATCCCGACTGGTCGAAATTGCTGGCGTTCGCGCCGGCCAAATTGACCGACGAGGAGAAGGCCTTCCTGCATGGTCCGGTCGACGAGCTCTGCGCAATGCTCGACGAGTGGAAGATCAATTGGGAATGGCGCGACCTGCCGCCCGAGGTGTGGAGCTTCATCAAGGCCAAGAAATTCTTCGGCATGATCATCCCCCGGGAGTTCGGCGGCCTCGGCTTCTCGCCTTATGCGCATTCCGAAGTGGTGCGCAAGATTTCCTCGCGCTCGCTGACCGCGGCCGTCACCGTGATGGTGCCGAACTCGCTTGGGCCGGGCGAACTCCTGATGCGCTTCGGCACCAAAGAGCAGCAGGACAGATGGCTGCCGCGTTTGGCCGCGGGCCAGGACATTCCCTGCTTCGGGCTGACCAGCCCGGAGGCCGGCTCGGACGCCGCCTCGATGATCGACACCGGCGTCATCTGCAAGGGCAATTTCGAAGGCCGCGAGGTGCTTGGGCTCAAGCTCAATTGGCACAAGCGCTACATCACGCTGGGGCCGGTCGCGACGCTGCTCGGCCTCGCCTTCAAGGCCTATGATCCCGATCACCTCGTCGGCAGCGAGGAAGAGCTCGGCATCACGGTCGCGCTGATCCCGACCCATCTGCCCGGCGTCTCGATCGGCCATCGCCATCTGCCGGCGATGCAGGTGTTCCAGAACGGCCCGAACTGGGGCAAGGACGTCTTCATCCCGCTGGACTACATCATCGGCGGCCAGGAGCGCTTGGGCCAGGGCTGGAAGATGCTGATGACGGCGCTCGCCGCCGGCCGCGGCATCTCGCTGCCGTCGCTGTCGGCCGCCGGCGCCGCCTACGCCGCGCGCACCACCGGCGCCTATGCCCGCATCCGCGAGCAGTTCGGTATCTCGATCTCGAAATTCGACGGCATCGAGGAGCCGCTCGCGCGCATCGCCGGTACCGCCTATCTGCTCGACGCCGCGCGGCGGCTGACCTGCGCCGCGCTGAACGAGGGGCATCACCCCGCCGTCATCTCCGGGATCATGAAGCTTCACGCCACCGAGCGGATGCGGATCGCGATCGACGACGCCATGGACATCCACGGCGGCAAGGCCGTGATCGACGGGCCGCAGAACTATCTCGGCGGGCTCTACCGTTCGGTGCCGGTCGGCATCACGGTCGAGGGCGCCAATATCCTGACCCGCAATCTGATCGTGTTCGGGCAGGGTGCGATCCGCGCGCATCCGTATCTGCTGCAGGAGATGAACGCGCTCAGCGAGACCGATCGCGACAAGGGCCTGACTGCGTTCGACACCGCGTTCTGGAAGCATGTCGGCCACAGCTTCGCGACCATGTTCCGCGCCTGGGGCCGCAGCTGGAGCTTTGGCCTGTTCGCACCGGCGCCAGATGCCGGCGATGCGACGGAGTTCTATCGCCAGCTCTCGCGCTATTCGTCGGCGTTCGCGTTGTGTGCCGATATGGCGCTGCTCACCCTCGGCGGCGCGCTGAAGCGCAAGGAAATGCTCTCGGCGCGCTTCGGCGACATCCTGTCCGAGCTGTATTTGCTCTCCGCCGCGCTGAAACGCTGGCAGGACGAGGGGCGGCAGAAGGAGGATCTTCCCGCGCTCGAATGGTGCATGGCGTCGGGCTTCAAGACCATCGAGAACCGCTTTGCGGAGATCCTCGCCAATCTGCCGAACCGCCCGGTGGCATGGATGCTGAAATTCTTGATCCAGCCGTTCGGCGCGCGCGTCACGGGTCCGTCGGACCGCGTCGTGCATCTCTGCGCACAACTCGTGCTGTCGCCGTCGGCGGCACGCGACCGCCTGACGCCCGACCTCGCCTTTGTCGAGGATGATGGCGGCATTGCGCGGCTGGAAAAGGCCTTCCGTCTCGTCACCGAGTCCGAGGATGCGGCCAAGCAGCTGCGTGCAGCGCGGCTGCATGACTGGAAGGAAGCCGTCAAGAAAGGCGTCATCACCGAGGCCGACGGCGAGAAGCTCGCCGCCGCCCATGAGGCCGTCGCCAAGGTCATCGAGGTCGATGATTTTGCGCCCGAGGCGCTGTCCCCGATTTACAAGAAAACCGCCGACGTGCATCAGTTCTTCCAGGAGCTGGGTGAGCAGAGGGCGGCGAGCTGA
- a CDS encoding acetyl-CoA C-acetyltransferase, translated as MARPVFIVDGSRTPFLKARSGPGPFTPVDLAVQCGRPLLARQPFAPTAFDQVILGCVNVIADEMNPARVAALRLGMGEQMVAFTVQINCGSGMQSIDTGYRYIREGISDLILAGGAEALSHAPLVWPNSGVRWFAGFAGAKGVGAKIAAALKVRPSYFKPIIGLERGLTDPITELNMGQTAEKVGHLFGITRAQSDAYAAESHQRLAKAQKEGFLKGEVETAFSRDGKFYDHDDGVRPDSTAETLAKLKPVFERPWGQVTAGNSSQITDGASWVILASETAVAKHGLTPKAVILDSQWSALDPSIMGLGPVLSASALLKRNGLTLQEVETWELNEAFATQVLGCLAAWNDDKFCREILGLDGAAGEIDRAKLNVDGGAISLGHPVGTSGNRIVLHLVNAMKRLGTRRGVATECIGGGQGGAMLIETV; from the coding sequence ATGGCGCGACCAGTCTTTATCGTCGACGGCAGCCGGACGCCGTTCCTGAAGGCGCGCTCCGGTCCCGGTCCGTTCACCCCGGTCGATCTTGCCGTGCAATGCGGCCGGCCGCTGCTGGCGCGGCAGCCTTTCGCGCCCACCGCCTTCGACCAGGTCATCCTCGGCTGCGTCAACGTCATCGCCGACGAGATGAACCCGGCGCGGGTCGCAGCGCTCCGGCTCGGCATGGGCGAGCAGATGGTCGCCTTCACGGTGCAGATCAATTGCGGCTCCGGCATGCAGTCGATCGATACCGGCTATCGTTACATCCGCGAGGGCATCTCCGATTTGATCCTCGCCGGCGGCGCCGAGGCGCTGAGCCACGCGCCGCTGGTCTGGCCCAATTCAGGTGTGCGCTGGTTTGCCGGCTTTGCCGGCGCCAAGGGGGTAGGGGCCAAGATCGCCGCGGCGCTGAAGGTGAGGCCGAGCTACTTCAAGCCGATCATCGGGCTGGAGCGCGGGCTGACCGATCCGATCACCGAACTGAACATGGGCCAGACTGCCGAGAAGGTCGGCCATCTCTTCGGCATCACCCGTGCGCAGTCCGATGCTTACGCCGCCGAGAGCCACCAGCGGCTGGCGAAGGCGCAGAAGGAGGGCTTCCTCAAGGGCGAGGTCGAGACCGCGTTCTCCCGCGACGGCAAGTTCTACGACCATGACGACGGCGTCCGCCCGGATTCGACAGCCGAAACGCTGGCAAAGCTGAAACCGGTGTTCGAGCGCCCGTGGGGTCAGGTCACCGCCGGCAATTCCTCGCAAATCACCGACGGCGCCTCCTGGGTGATCCTGGCGTCCGAGACGGCGGTGGCAAAGCACGGGCTGACGCCGAAGGCCGTCATCCTCGACAGCCAGTGGTCGGCGCTCGATCCATCGATCATGGGCCTCGGTCCGGTGCTGTCGGCGAGCGCACTGCTCAAGCGCAACGGGCTGACCTTGCAGGAGGTCGAGACCTGGGAGCTGAACGAGGCCTTTGCCACGCAGGTGCTCGGCTGTCTCGCCGCCTGGAACGACGACAAATTCTGCCGCGAGATTTTGGGACTCGACGGCGCGGCCGGTGAGATCGACCGCGCGAAGTTGAACGTCGACGGCGGAGCGATCAGCCTCGGCCATCCCGTCGGCACCAGCGGCAACCGCATCGTGCTGCATCTGGTCAATGCGATGAAGCGGCTCGGCACCAGGCGCGGCGTCGCCACCGAATGCATCGGTGGCGGGCAGGGCGGCGCGATGTTGATAGAGACGGTGTGA
- the glpD gene encoding glycerol-3-phosphate dehydrogenase has protein sequence MDRIYDLAIIGGGVNGCGIARDAAGRGNSVFLCEMNDLASGTSSWSTKLVHGGLRYLEYYEFRLVREALIEREILWQIAPHIIRPLRFVLPHHSGLRPAWLLRLGLFLYDHIGGRHLLPATRSVDLTRDVVGKPLIPGRYTKGFEYSDCFVDDARLVALTARDAADRGAEIRTRTRAVEIRQVDGVWHVTVEDGATGARDTIKARVLVNAGGPWVEQVLATGVGVNARAKVRLVQGSHIVVPKLYDHDRAYIFQNADGRIIFVIPYQNDFSLIGTTDRDYDGDPAEVKATREEIEYLCASASEYLAKPVKPEDVVWNYSGVRPLYDDGASEAKAATRDYVFELDTPGGAPLLSIYGGKITTYRRLSEEALERLSPYLRGAKAQEGWTGKAPLPGGDMDVSAVAALSAELVRNYPFLAQSHANRLAHAYGTRASKVLGNAATADDLGRAFGATLTESEVRYLMANEWARTADDVVWRRSKLGLRMTAGEIAALDEWMVANRVSGERPLREAGGRA, from the coding sequence TTGGACCGAATTTACGACCTCGCCATCATTGGAGGCGGCGTTAATGGCTGCGGCATCGCGCGCGATGCGGCGGGCCGGGGCAATTCTGTTTTCCTCTGTGAAATGAATGATTTGGCCAGCGGAACGTCGTCCTGGTCGACCAAGCTCGTGCATGGCGGTCTGCGCTATCTCGAGTATTACGAGTTTCGTCTGGTGCGCGAGGCGCTGATCGAGCGCGAGATCCTCTGGCAGATCGCGCCGCATATCATTCGTCCGCTGCGTTTCGTTTTGCCGCACCATTCGGGCCTGCGCCCGGCCTGGCTGCTGCGGCTCGGCCTTTTCCTCTACGACCATATCGGCGGCCGGCACCTGCTGCCGGCGACGCGCTCGGTCGATCTGACACGCGACGTGGTCGGCAAGCCGCTGATCCCCGGGCGCTACACCAAGGGCTTTGAATATTCCGATTGCTTCGTCGACGACGCGCGGCTGGTGGCGCTGACCGCGCGCGATGCCGCCGATCGCGGCGCCGAGATTCGCACCCGTACCCGCGCGGTGGAGATCAGGCAGGTCGACGGCGTCTGGCACGTCACGGTCGAGGACGGCGCCACCGGCGCCCGCGACACCATCAAGGCGCGCGTGCTGGTCAACGCCGGCGGTCCCTGGGTCGAGCAGGTGCTGGCCACCGGTGTCGGCGTCAACGCGCGGGCCAAGGTGCGGCTGGTGCAGGGCTCGCATATCGTCGTGCCGAAACTCTACGACCACGACCGCGCCTACATCTTCCAGAATGCCGACGGCCGCATCATCTTCGTCATTCCCTACCAGAACGATTTCTCGCTGATCGGCACCACCGATCGCGATTATGACGGCGATCCGGCCGAGGTGAAGGCGACGCGTGAGGAGATCGAGTATCTCTGCGCCTCCGCCAGCGAATACCTTGCCAAGCCGGTGAAGCCCGAGGACGTGGTCTGGAATTACTCCGGCGTGCGTCCGCTCTATGACGACGGTGCGAGCGAAGCCAAGGCCGCGACCCGCGACTACGTGTTCGAGCTCGATACGCCCGGCGGTGCCCCGCTGCTGTCGATCTATGGCGGCAAGATCACCACCTATCGCCGCCTCTCCGAAGAGGCGCTGGAGCGGCTGTCGCCCTATCTCCGCGGCGCGAAGGCGCAGGAGGGTTGGACCGGCAAGGCGCCGCTGCCCGGCGGCGACATGGATGTCTCGGCGGTCGCGGCGCTGAGCGCCGAGCTGGTTCGCAACTATCCGTTCCTCGCACAGTCCCACGCCAACCGTCTCGCCCACGCCTATGGCACGCGCGCCAGCAAGGTCTTGGGCAATGCAGCAACGGCTGATGATCTCGGCCGCGCCTTCGGCGCCACCTTGACGGAGAGTGAAGTCCGGTACCTGATGGCGAACGAATGGGCACGGACCGCGGACGATGTCGTCTGGCGACGATCCAAGCTGGGCTTGCGGATGACGGCGGGTGAAATCGCCGCGCTCGACGAGTGGATGGTCGCCAACCGCGTGTCAGGTGAACGTCCCCTCCGCGAAGCGGGAGGACGGGCATGA
- a CDS encoding acyl-CoA thioesterase gives MSGNEPQGDLCIRTLAMPADTNANGDIFGGWLLSQMDVGGGVFASKLAKSRTVTVAIEAMNFRKAVYVGDLVSVHANLVRVGRTSITVHLEAWVLRRREQQSILVTDGNFTYVSIDEQGHPQPIQRDGATIST, from the coding sequence ATCAGCGGCAACGAGCCGCAGGGCGATCTCTGCATCCGTACGCTGGCGATGCCGGCCGATACCAATGCCAATGGCGATATCTTCGGCGGCTGGCTGCTCAGCCAGATGGACGTCGGCGGCGGCGTGTTCGCCTCCAAGCTGGCGAAGTCCCGCACCGTGACGGTTGCGATCGAGGCGATGAACTTCCGCAAGGCGGTCTATGTCGGCGATCTCGTCTCGGTGCACGCCAACCTCGTGCGTGTCGGCCGCACCTCGATCACGGTGCATCTCGAAGCCTGGGTGCTGCGCCGCCGCGAGCAGCAGTCGATCCTCGTCACCGACGGCAATTTCACCTACGTCTCGATCGACGAGCAGGGCCATCCGCAACCGATCCAGCGCGATGGTGCGACGATTTCGACCTGA
- a CDS encoding SMP-30/gluconolactonase/LRE family protein — protein MTRQERSGPKGAQSGQKEEARDPNVSRRTLVQGLAVGAAAAAAGVSSALAQNAPAPVGPPTTITSPPRDFSPRGAPTTYFWDPDIIAVDPSFNDLAQPNTSIKRLHTGLLWAEGPAWSSQGRYLLWSDIPNNRQMRWSEDDGHVSVFRTPSNYSNGNSFDFQGRQLSCEHLTRRVTRYENDGTATVLADNYQGKRLNSPNDIAAHPDGSYWFTDPPYGGQLYEGEPDAAGGPSNAAGKLNPRIGQPAGFAPAKRELPTNCYRIDPSGRVDLVVTEDQVPDPNGLCFSPDYKKLYVVSTGKGPGDTGPGGKGDVFVFDVGADNKPVNGKRFSDFTIDGVKCGPDGIRCDVNGNVWCSSNAGRAVGYNGVTVWSPEGKLLGRIRLPEVCGNITFGGPKRNRLFMAASQSLYAVYTATQGAGPA, from the coding sequence ATGACACGCCAGGAGCGGAGCGGTCCAAAGGGCGCGCAAAGCGGTCAGAAGGAAGAGGCGCGCGATCCGAACGTTTCACGTCGAACGCTTGTCCAGGGATTGGCGGTGGGGGCGGCCGCTGCCGCAGCCGGCGTCAGCAGCGCGCTGGCGCAGAACGCGCCCGCGCCGGTCGGACCGCCGACGACCATCACCAGCCCGCCGCGCGACTTCAGTCCGCGCGGTGCGCCGACCACCTATTTCTGGGACCCCGACATCATCGCGGTCGATCCGTCCTTCAACGACCTTGCCCAGCCCAACACCTCGATCAAGCGCCTCCATACCGGGCTGTTGTGGGCGGAAGGCCCGGCCTGGAGTTCGCAGGGCCGCTATCTCCTGTGGAGCGACATCCCCAACAACCGGCAGATGCGCTGGTCGGAGGATGACGGCCATGTCAGCGTGTTCCGCACGCCGTCGAACTACTCGAACGGCAATTCGTTTGACTTCCAGGGCCGCCAGCTCTCCTGCGAACATCTCACCCGCCGGGTGACGCGCTACGAGAATGACGGCACTGCGACGGTGCTTGCTGATAACTATCAAGGCAAGCGGCTGAACTCGCCGAACGACATCGCCGCGCATCCCGACGGCAGCTACTGGTTCACCGATCCGCCCTATGGCGGCCAGCTCTACGAGGGCGAGCCTGACGCGGCCGGTGGCCCGAGCAACGCGGCCGGCAAGCTCAACCCGCGGATCGGGCAGCCCGCGGGCTTCGCGCCGGCCAAGCGCGAACTGCCGACCAATTGCTATCGCATCGATCCCTCGGGCCGCGTCGATCTCGTGGTGACCGAGGACCAGGTGCCGGATCCGAACGGCCTCTGCTTCTCGCCCGACTACAAGAAGCTCTACGTCGTCTCGACCGGCAAAGGACCGGGCGACACCGGCCCCGGCGGCAAGGGCGACGTCTTCGTGTTCGATGTCGGCGCCGACAACAAGCCCGTCAACGGCAAGCGGTTCAGCGATTTCACGATCGACGGCGTGAAGTGCGGACCGGACGGCATCCGCTGCGACGTCAACGGCAATGTCTGGTGCTCGAGCAACGCCGGCCGCGCAGTCGGTTACAACGGCGTCACGGTGTGGTCGCCGGAAGGCAAGCTGCTCGGCCGCATTCGGCTGCCCGAGGTCTGCGGCAACATCACCTTCGGCGGCCCCAAGCGCAATCGCCTGTTCATGGCCGCAAGCCAGTCGCTCTATGCGGTCTATACCGCGACCCAGGGCGCCGGGCCGGCGTAA
- a CDS encoding DeoR/GlpR family DNA-binding transcription regulator produces MAGLSHRQTEILNIARAFGRVMVEDLAKRFEVSAQTIRKDLNDLCDERSLTRIHGGAIIASGVENLAYEARRFVAAEEKKAIGAAAAARIPNGCSLFINIGTTTEEVASALTSHEDLLVITNNLNVAMLLYRHPRIEVVVAGGTVRRADGAVVGSTATQLIGQFKVDYAIIGASAIDEEGALLDFDYREVQVAQAIIANARNVMLVSDATKLRRSAPVRIAHMSQIQTFVTDSPLPAGLANICHSRGIEVVVAMDKPQADIDDNGADAAPATLRSA; encoded by the coding sequence GTGGCCGGACTCTCCCATCGCCAGACTGAAATCCTCAACATCGCACGTGCATTCGGCCGGGTCATGGTCGAGGACCTTGCCAAGCGATTCGAGGTGTCGGCGCAGACCATCCGCAAGGACCTCAACGATCTCTGCGACGAGCGGTCGCTGACCCGCATCCATGGCGGCGCGATCATCGCCTCGGGTGTCGAGAACCTCGCCTATGAGGCGCGCCGCTTCGTCGCCGCCGAGGAGAAGAAGGCGATTGGCGCCGCCGCGGCCGCGCGGATTCCAAACGGCTGCTCGCTGTTCATCAATATCGGCACCACCACGGAAGAGGTCGCCAGCGCGCTGACCTCGCATGAGGACCTGCTGGTCATCACCAACAACCTCAACGTCGCGATGCTGCTGTATCGCCATCCGCGCATCGAGGTGGTGGTGGCCGGCGGCACGGTGCGCCGCGCCGACGGTGCCGTGGTCGGCTCCACCGCGACGCAACTGATCGGCCAGTTCAAGGTCGATTACGCGATCATCGGCGCGTCCGCGATCGACGAGGAGGGCGCGCTGCTCGACTTCGACTATCGCGAGGTGCAGGTCGCGCAGGCGATCATCGCCAACGCGCGCAACGTGATGCTGGTGTCGGATGCGACAAAACTCCGCCGCAGCGCGCCGGTGCGGATCGCCCATATGAGCCAGATCCAGACCTTCGTCACCGATTCGCCCTTGCCCGCAGGCCTCGCCAACATCTGCCACAGCCGCGGCATCGAGGTGGTCGTCGCGATGGACAAGCCGCAGGCCGATATCGACGACAACGGCGCCGACGCCGCGCCCGCGACGCTGCGCAGCGCGTAA
- a CDS encoding 3-hydroxyacyl-CoA dehydrogenase NAD-binding domain-containing protein — MDSRIMDVLADRVLELGPKPAADSPYKNFKLTRDEDGIAWLLFDRAGTSANTLSADLLEELDAVVAALENQRPTGLVVRSAKKSGFIAGADVNEFRGASDPRAVETEIGRAHAVIDRLEALRVPSVAVIHGFCLGGGLEVALACQMRIAIDDARFGFPEVMLGLHPGLGGTVRFTELVNPMQAMTLMLTGKTIDARRAKSLGLVDAVTQERHVRNAVKDAVFGRLKRGKPGMLNAILNLGPVRGVLASRMRSEAEKAAPRKHYPAPYALIELWEKHAGNRSAMLNAEKASFANLMVAPTAQNLIRVFFLREQMKKAAGPGNKVAHVHVIGAGAMGGDIAAWCANQDMRVTLADMKAEPIAGAMKRAADLFGKIMRKKIDQRDALDRLIPDMDGEGVRNADLIIEAVPEKLELKQKVYASLEPKLKPGAILATNTSSIPLQDLRTTLARPERLLGLHFFNPVSRLQLVEVVSHDGTDAAMLKEALAFVGAIDRLPLPVKSSPGFLVNRALTPYMLEAMMMLDEKTDQRLIDASAVEFGMPMGPIELADQVGLDICLDVGDMLRSKFGDTLPPTPAWLREKVAKGELGRKTGKGFYTWKDGKAEKAPLPETGPKVSDEMIDRLVLPISNVCVAALREGIVEDPDMVDGAMIFGTGYAPFRGGPLNYARTRGVDSVVSALRALTQKFGDRFAPDAGWETFK; from the coding sequence ATGGATTCACGGATCATGGACGTTCTCGCCGACCGCGTGCTCGAGCTCGGGCCGAAGCCGGCAGCCGACAGCCCCTACAAGAATTTCAAGCTGACGCGGGACGAGGACGGCATTGCCTGGCTGCTGTTCGACCGCGCCGGCACCAGTGCCAATACACTTTCCGCCGATCTGCTCGAGGAGCTCGATGCTGTTGTCGCGGCACTGGAGAATCAGCGGCCCACCGGCCTCGTGGTGCGCTCCGCGAAAAAGAGCGGCTTCATCGCCGGGGCCGACGTCAATGAGTTTCGCGGCGCCAGCGACCCGCGGGCGGTCGAGACCGAGATCGGCCGCGCCCATGCGGTGATCGACCGGCTCGAGGCGTTGCGCGTGCCGTCGGTCGCCGTGATCCACGGTTTCTGTCTCGGCGGCGGCCTCGAGGTCGCGCTGGCCTGCCAGATGCGGATCGCGATCGACGATGCGCGGTTCGGTTTCCCCGAGGTGATGCTCGGCCTGCACCCCGGCCTCGGCGGCACCGTGCGCTTCACCGAACTGGTCAACCCGATGCAGGCGATGACCTTGATGCTGACCGGCAAGACGATCGACGCGCGCCGCGCCAAATCGCTCGGCTTGGTCGATGCCGTCACCCAGGAACGCCACGTCCGCAACGCGGTGAAGGATGCTGTGTTCGGCCGGCTGAAGCGCGGCAAACCGGGCATGCTCAACGCGATCCTCAATCTTGGCCCGGTCCGGGGCGTGCTTGCCTCGCGGATGCGCAGCGAGGCCGAGAAGGCTGCGCCGCGCAAGCATTATCCGGCGCCCTATGCGCTGATCGAGCTCTGGGAGAAGCACGCAGGCAACCGCTCGGCGATGCTCAATGCGGAGAAGGCCTCGTTCGCCAATCTGATGGTGGCGCCGACCGCGCAAAACCTGATCCGGGTGTTCTTCCTGCGCGAGCAAATGAAGAAGGCGGCAGGCCCCGGTAACAAGGTTGCGCACGTCCATGTCATCGGCGCCGGCGCGATGGGCGGCGACATCGCGGCCTGGTGCGCCAACCAGGACATGCGCGTCACGCTCGCCGACATGAAGGCCGAACCGATCGCGGGCGCGATGAAGCGCGCCGCGGATCTGTTCGGCAAGATCATGCGCAAGAAGATCGACCAGCGCGACGCGCTCGACCGACTGATCCCCGACATGGACGGCGAGGGCGTCCGTAATGCGGATCTGATTATCGAGGCGGTGCCGGAGAAGCTCGAGCTCAAGCAGAAGGTCTATGCCTCGCTCGAGCCGAAGCTGAAACCGGGCGCGATCCTCGCCACCAACACATCGAGCATCCCCTTGCAGGATCTGCGCACCACGCTGGCACGGCCGGAGCGGCTGCTCGGATTGCATTTCTTCAACCCGGTGTCGCGGCTGCAGCTCGTCGAGGTCGTCAGCCATGACGGCACCGATGCCGCGATGCTGAAGGAAGCGCTCGCCTTTGTCGGCGCCATCGATCGCCTGCCGCTGCCGGTGAAGAGCTCGCCGGGCTTCCTCGTCAACCGCGCGCTGACGCCCTACATGCTCGAAGCGATGATGATGCTGGACGAGAAGACCGACCAGCGCCTGATCGACGCGTCGGCGGTCGAGTTCGGCATGCCGATGGGCCCGATCGAGCTGGCCGACCAGGTCGGCCTCGATATCTGCCTCGATGTCGGCGACATGCTGCGCTCGAAGTTCGGCGACACCTTGCCGCCGACGCCGGCGTGGCTGCGCGAGAAGGTGGCCAAGGGTGAGCTCGGCCGCAAGACCGGCAAGGGCTTCTACACCTGGAAGGACGGCAAGGCGGAGAAAGCGCCGCTGCCGGAGACCGGTCCGAAAGTGAGCGACGAGATGATCGACCGCCTGGTGCTGCCGATCTCCAATGTCTGCGTCGCCGCCTTGCGCGAAGGCATCGTCGAAGACCCCGATATGGTCGACGGCGCGATGATCTTCGGCACCGGCTATGCTCCGTTCCGCGGCGGCCCGCTCAACTACGCGCGCACGCGCGGCGTCGACAGCGTCGTATCCGCGCTGCGCGCACTGACGCAGAAGTTCGGCGATCGTTTCGCACCCGATGCAGGCTGGGAGACCTTCAAGTGA
- a CDS encoding HAD-IA family hydrolase: MTQTQGRALLFDIDGTLADTDPLHLAAFNQVLGPHGHSFDHARFGKELQGFSNASIGERFLAHEPADRRAGILGEKERIFRELVSGQIVPVPGLMALLDRADRAGVPMVAVTNAPRPNAELLLSGMDIAHRFKALVIGDELAHGKPHPLPYLEGLRLAGAQASASLAFEDSRSGIQSATAAGIATIGMRTGLGHADLLAAGAVASAAAFDDPELIRLVASAMSW, encoded by the coding sequence ATGACGCAGACACAAGGCAGAGCGCTGCTGTTCGATATCGACGGCACGCTCGCCGACACCGATCCGCTGCATCTGGCGGCGTTCAACCAGGTGCTCGGCCCCCATGGACACAGCTTCGATCACGCGCGCTTCGGCAAGGAGCTGCAAGGCTTCTCCAATGCTTCGATCGGCGAGCGCTTCCTCGCCCACGAGCCGGCCGACCGCCGCGCCGGCATCCTCGGCGAGAAGGAGCGGATCTTCCGCGAATTGGTCTCCGGCCAGATCGTGCCGGTGCCGGGATTGATGGCGCTGCTCGACCGCGCCGATCGCGCCGGCGTGCCGATGGTGGCGGTGACCAACGCGCCGCGCCCGAACGCCGAACTGCTGCTGTCGGGGATGGACATCGCGCACCGTTTCAAGGCGCTCGTGATCGGCGATGAACTGGCGCACGGCAAGCCGCATCCATTGCCGTATCTCGAGGGGTTGCGCCTCGCAGGCGCGCAGGCTTCGGCTTCGCTCGCGTTCGAGGATTCGCGCTCCGGCATCCAGTCCGCGACGGCGGCGGGCATCGCGACGATCGGGATGCGAACCGGGCTCGGTCATGCCGATCTGCTCGCGGCCGGCGCGGTCGCCAGCGCTGCGGCATTCGATGATCCGGAATTGATTCGCCTTGTTGCATCCGCCATGTCTTGGTGA